A window of the Comamonas sp. Y33R10-2 genome harbors these coding sequences:
- the dinG gene encoding ATP-dependent DNA helicase DinG, translating to MHEKKWAEEALNSFDAVVGAMPGFRSREGQRKMAAQIAKTLSEAQLGKVDEGDPDPRKAIAVIQAGTGVGKSLAYSIPAIRMALSRGTRVLISTATVALQEQLVNKDLPALATKLDQPFKFALAKGRGRFVCKLKLERLASTGEAQDEEMDDLFADEKAQTKINRPQHELQARMQFYKSMADALTTEAWSGDRDSLETPPEAEAWSPVAAESSSCTGKHCPAFSNCVYYERRKDLVAAQVIVANHDLLLSSLGSKLLPDLDNCLLILDEAHHLPATALDQFAGEMDLSRLTWIDKLASRALRVNQVAEVEELADVPKHAGQLRLQMQELARLVMEHYGEALKSQKDSYGPARVRAARGMLPEALLEPLGLIAHHADGFLDALRAVSKALRAEIKDKPEEAQRLSTIYAQVGALAPRLEAISNTTQLLLQHSEPDAESKAVPNAKWFTLEMDGEFIAVKAHASPIQPGSTLRQHLWSQVRGAVLTSATLASCGHFDFFLREAGLVNDPSVTTLEVPSPFDYARQGTLVARETAADPREAARFTEEMVEALLNDLSRIQAGALVLFTSREQMRQAVDALSTSMRNQVLVQTALPRQTLLARHREAVEMGEPSIIFGMQSFGEGLDLPGALCESLFITKLPFAPPDDPVGEARAEWLRSSGRNPFNELVVPATAIRLAQWVGRAIRTEEDQAHVYCYDRRLTGTSYGQLLIKSLPPFTLQRRPVLVV from the coding sequence ATGCACGAAAAAAAGTGGGCTGAAGAGGCCCTGAATTCCTTTGATGCCGTCGTTGGAGCCATGCCAGGATTTCGCAGCCGTGAAGGACAGCGAAAAATGGCGGCTCAAATCGCAAAAACGCTAAGCGAAGCCCAGCTCGGAAAAGTCGATGAGGGCGACCCAGATCCCCGCAAAGCCATTGCCGTCATTCAGGCCGGAACGGGCGTGGGAAAGTCGCTGGCCTACAGCATCCCGGCCATCCGCATGGCGCTGTCGCGTGGCACGCGTGTGCTGATATCCACCGCAACGGTGGCGCTGCAAGAGCAACTTGTGAACAAGGATTTGCCGGCGCTGGCAACAAAGCTCGATCAGCCCTTTAAATTCGCGTTGGCCAAGGGTCGCGGTCGCTTTGTCTGCAAACTCAAGCTGGAGCGGCTTGCGAGCACGGGCGAAGCGCAGGATGAGGAAATGGACGATCTGTTTGCCGATGAAAAGGCCCAGACCAAGATCAATCGCCCCCAGCACGAGCTGCAGGCGCGCATGCAGTTCTACAAATCCATGGCGGATGCACTGACAACTGAGGCATGGAGTGGCGACCGCGATTCGCTAGAGACGCCACCAGAAGCTGAGGCGTGGAGCCCGGTGGCTGCAGAGTCATCGTCTTGTACGGGCAAGCACTGCCCTGCTTTCAGCAACTGCGTTTATTACGAGCGCCGCAAGGATCTAGTCGCTGCGCAAGTCATTGTCGCCAATCATGATTTGCTGCTTTCGTCACTAGGCTCCAAGCTGCTGCCGGATCTGGATAACTGCCTGCTGATCCTTGATGAAGCGCACCACCTGCCCGCCACCGCGCTCGATCAATTTGCTGGTGAGATGGACCTGAGCCGCCTGACCTGGATCGACAAGCTGGCCAGCCGTGCGCTGCGTGTGAACCAGGTCGCGGAAGTGGAAGAGCTGGCCGATGTGCCCAAGCACGCAGGTCAACTACGCCTGCAGATGCAGGAGCTGGCCAGACTGGTCATGGAGCACTACGGAGAGGCCCTTAAATCGCAAAAAGACAGCTATGGGCCTGCCAGGGTGCGGGCAGCTCGTGGAATGCTGCCTGAGGCGCTTTTAGAGCCTCTGGGGCTTATTGCTCACCATGCTGATGGCTTTCTGGATGCGCTGCGTGCTGTTTCCAAAGCCCTGCGTGCAGAAATCAAGGACAAGCCCGAAGAAGCACAGCGCCTGTCCACCATTTATGCGCAGGTCGGGGCACTGGCTCCGCGGCTGGAAGCCATCTCCAACACCACGCAATTGCTGCTGCAGCACAGCGAGCCAGATGCCGAAAGCAAGGCAGTTCCCAATGCCAAGTGGTTCACGCTGGAGATGGACGGTGAATTCATCGCCGTTAAAGCCCATGCCAGCCCTATTCAGCCGGGTTCCACGCTGCGCCAGCATCTGTGGTCGCAGGTCAGGGGCGCGGTGCTGACCTCTGCAACGTTGGCCAGCTGCGGACATTTCGACTTCTTTTTGCGTGAAGCCGGATTGGTCAACGACCCATCTGTCACCACCCTGGAAGTACCCAGCCCCTTTGACTATGCCCGCCAAGGCACGTTAGTGGCCCGGGAAACGGCCGCAGACCCGCGTGAAGCGGCGCGATTTACCGAGGAGATGGTCGAGGCCCTACTCAACGATCTGAGCCGCATACAGGCCGGTGCGCTGGTCTTGTTCACATCCCGCGAGCAAATGAGGCAGGCGGTGGATGCGCTTTCCACCAGCATGCGCAATCAGGTGCTAGTGCAAACCGCCCTGCCCCGCCAGACCTTGCTGGCACGTCACCGCGAAGCCGTGGAGATGGGCGAGCCATCCATCATCTTTGGCATGCAGTCGTTTGGTGAAGGCTTGGATCTGCCCGGTGCGTTGTGCGAGTCGCTGTTTATCACCAAGCTGCCTTTTGCCCCGCCTGATGACCCTGTCGGCGAAGCCAGAGCCGAATGGCTGCGCAGCAGTGGCCGTAACCCCTTTAACGAGCTGGTTGTGCCTGCTACGGCGATTCGCCTAGCTCAGTGGGTAGGTCGTGCCATTCGAACCGAAGAAGACCAAGCCCATGTGTACTGCTATGACCGCCGCCTGACGGGCACCAGCTATGGGCAGTTGCTCATCAAAAGCCTGCCGCCATTCACGCTGCAGCGCAGGCCTGTTTTAGTCGTTTAA
- a CDS encoding Spy/CpxP family protein refolding chaperone, with amino-acid sequence MTRFRQTITGAAVATALLASLSLPSFAQTTAPAEQPTAAQKAPEHRKHHHGEKRGGDRMEHMQKRMAKLKADLKLTSAQESAWTTYTNAIKPAERPARGDREAFAKLSTPERIDKMREMRAKRNAQMDSRADATKAFYAQLNAEQQKTFDSASLRMHKRHGDHRGHHGGKPGQERPAPAPTAK; translated from the coding sequence ATGACCCGCTTTCGCCAAACCATCACCGGCGCCGCTGTTGCCACCGCCCTGCTCGCTTCTTTGAGCCTGCCCAGCTTCGCACAAACGACAGCGCCAGCAGAGCAGCCCACTGCCGCCCAAAAAGCGCCTGAACACCGCAAACATCACCACGGCGAAAAGCGCGGTGGTGATCGCATGGAGCATATGCAAAAACGCATGGCCAAGCTCAAGGCTGACCTCAAACTCACCAGCGCTCAAGAATCGGCGTGGACCACCTACACCAACGCCATCAAGCCTGCTGAACGCCCTGCCCGTGGAGACCGCGAAGCTTTTGCCAAGCTAAGCACTCCAGAGCGCATCGACAAAATGCGTGAAATGCGCGCCAAACGTAATGCACAAATGGATAGCCGTGCAGATGCCACCAAGGCTTTCTATGCCCAGCTCAACGCTGAGCAGCAAAAGACTTTTGACTCTGCCTCGCTACGCATGCACAAACGCCATGGTGATCACCGTGGCCATCATGGCGGCAAGCCTGGCCAAGAGCGCCCTGCTCCAGCACCAACGGCTAAGTAA
- a CDS encoding recombination-associated protein RdgC, with protein MFKNMIVYRIAESWQGDLQVLEDALQKTVFAECGATQERSVGWVPPRGEQHGPLAESVAGQWVMRFMSESKMLPASVLNRKVNEKAEHIEKTEGRKPGKKEKKDLKDEAKLDLLPMAFTKQGAMWVWIDSQARTLVLDTSAQGRADEIVTLLVEGLPGFALALVDTQTSPQAAMAHWLMTQEPPAGFNIDRECELKAADESKAVVRYARHPLDIDEVRQHIEHGKMPTKLAMTWDDRVSFVLTEGLQIKKIALLDAVMDGQSQDDGGFDTDVTIATGELSRLIPDLIEALGGEGRTGLGEGLPASLSTKPAETLPVRLAQGRSQGTVTGPAAAPADTAPEEAPF; from the coding sequence ATGTTCAAGAACATGATTGTTTATCGCATTGCCGAAAGCTGGCAGGGCGACTTGCAGGTGTTGGAAGATGCACTGCAAAAGACGGTGTTTGCCGAGTGCGGTGCGACGCAAGAGCGCTCAGTGGGCTGGGTGCCGCCGCGTGGCGAGCAGCATGGGCCATTGGCTGAAAGCGTTGCGGGGCAGTGGGTGATGCGCTTTATGAGCGAATCGAAAATGTTGCCGGCCAGCGTGCTCAACCGCAAGGTCAATGAAAAGGCTGAGCACATTGAAAAGACCGAAGGCCGCAAGCCCGGCAAGAAAGAGAAAAAAGACCTGAAGGACGAGGCCAAGCTGGACCTGCTGCCTATGGCCTTTACCAAGCAAGGTGCGATGTGGGTCTGGATTGACTCGCAGGCGCGCACGCTGGTGCTCGACACCAGTGCGCAAGGCCGTGCCGATGAGATAGTGACGCTGTTGGTAGAAGGCCTGCCCGGCTTTGCGCTGGCGCTGGTGGATACACAAACCAGCCCGCAAGCTGCCATGGCCCACTGGCTGATGACGCAGGAGCCTCCCGCAGGCTTCAACATTGACCGCGAATGTGAGCTAAAGGCCGCTGACGAATCTAAGGCGGTTGTGCGCTATGCACGCCACCCGCTGGATATTGACGAGGTGCGTCAGCATATTGAGCACGGCAAGATGCCCACCAAGCTGGCTATGACCTGGGATGACCGCGTGAGCTTTGTGCTGACCGAAGGCCTGCAGATCAAGAAGATTGCACTGCTGGATGCGGTGATGGATGGCCAGTCCCAAGACGATGGCGGTTTTGATACCGATGTGACGATTGCCACGGGCGAATTGTCGCGCCTGATTCCTGATCTGATCGAGGCCCTGGGCGGTGAAGGCCGCACCGGTTTGGGAGAAGGTTTACCTGCTTCTTTGAGCACTAAGCCTGCTGAAACATTGCCCGTGCGACTGGCCCAAGGCCGTAGCCAAGGCACGGTGACTGGCCCAGCTGCAGCACCTGCGGATACGGCACCTGAAGAAGCACCGTTTTAA